In Paludibacter propionicigenes WB4, the genomic window TCCAATTTGCTCCGCGATACGTCCTGTAGAACAAGAATTGGCATCACTATTTATCTGCAATAACTTTTGCATGTTTAAAATTTATATTTTTTATATCTAGAATACAAAATAGCGATTTTTAATTACAAAGTATACTTACAATCTCTGAAATTCAAATTACATATTCACTATTATTGAAATTATTACTCACTTCCTCTTTTTAATGCACTTCTTAATGCATAAATATATTTCTTTCCAAATTTAAGATCAGGCTCCATATAATTACCTTCTCCCCATTCGTTCCATGACTTAAGGAAACAAATTCTATCATCTTCCGGCTTTGAATTTATCATATTAAACACTTGTAATGCATGCTTTTCAAATAATTCAGGGGTAGATTTAGTATATAAGTAACCATTATAACCGCTTCGTGGAGTATGATCCCAGTTAGGTATTAATGTTGGAAATATATTATTAATCTTTTCTTCCTTTCCTACAAATTGTAACATTGCCTTAGCGTATCTTATCCGCATCGGTCTATGAAAAATCAAGTTTTCAGACTTTCTTATCGCCGTTTTAATAAAATTCAAAAAAAAGTTTTTGTCAATCGTTATTTGGTCTAGCCGACATGAATTAACTGCATCAAATCCTGCATTTATTATTTTTTTATATTCAGTCTCTATTCTAAGCGTGTAACCTATGAAATAGATACCTTTCAATCCATTTTTGAGAGCAAGAGTTTTCCATTCCTGAATAAAAGAATCTACTTTGGGAAAATCAAGAGGTTTATAAATCATAAAAATAGGTCTATCGTCTATTTTTAGATAACGAGAATCTCTAAATGCACTTAAAAGCGAATAAAAATGTTTAGCATTATCATCCTTACCAGGATATGTCTGTTCAACAAGTAGTTTCTTACTCTTAACCTTAGCATCTTTATTCCAAAATTTCGAGTACCAAGACTCATTGGCCCAACACAAACAAAACGGGAAATCAGGTTTTCCCAATTTTACGACTTCATTGAATGGCAGTTCTAACTCCTGCTTTTCATTTCCAAACCAATAGTGATAATAGCAGAATCCTTCAATTCCAGCCTCCTGCGCTAGTTCTGCCTGGGCCTGACGGACTTCTGATAACCGCAAATCATAGAAACCTAGGTCAGCGGGGATATGAGGCTGATAATGTCCAGAAAAAAGAG contains:
- a CDS encoding glycoside hydrolase family 99-like domain-containing protein — encoded protein: MNINNKIKVIAFYLPQYHPTLDNNLWWGKGFTEWTNVAKAKPLFSGHYQPHIPADLGFYDLRLSEVRQAQAELAQEAGIEGFCYYHYWFGNEKQELELPFNEVVKLGKPDFPFCLCWANESWYSKFWNKDAKVKSKKLLVEQTYPGKDDNAKHFYSLLSAFRDSRYLKIDDRPIFMIYKPLDFPKVDSFIQEWKTLALKNGLKGIYFIGYTLRIETEYKKIINAGFDAVNSCRLDQITIDKNFFLNFIKTAIRKSENLIFHRPMRIRYAKAMLQFVGKEEKINNIFPTLIPNWDHTPRSGYNGYLYTKSTPELFEKHALQVFNMINSKPEDDRICFLKSWNEWGEGNYMEPDLKFGKKYIYALRSALKRGSE